The segment CCCCCGCAGCCGTCATCGGCTCTTCGATGTCGACATACGCCTCGAAGCGGTTGCAGGTGGCCAGCACGATCGCCCCCTGCACGAACGATGCGGCGTCGACGAGGGCGGTCGAGACGCCCTCGGGGGTACGGCTCAGCCGCTCGAGCAGATCGAACGAGGCGGTCTTGTGACTCGCCGAGACGCACAGCAACACGCCTCGGAGTTTACGGGGCGCGGGCTTTGCGAGGGCTGGACGCGTCATACGGCGCCACGGCCCGACCATAAGGACGGAGTGCGAGGATGGGGGCATGCCCGACCCCGACGCACCCCTGCTGCGCGCGCTCGCCGGTGTCCGCCCTGACAGGACGCCCATCTGGTTCATGCGTCAGGCGGGCCGGTCGCTGCCCGAGTACCGCGAGCTGCGCGTGGGCACGCGGATGCTCGACGCGTGCCTCACGCCCGACCTCGCCGCCGAGATCACCCTGCAGCCGGTGCGACGGCACGGTGTGGATGCGGGCATCTTCTTCAGCGACATCGTCGTGCCGCTGCGTCTCGCCGGCGTCGAGGTCGAGATCGTGCCCGGCCGCGGGCCCGTCTTCGCCGCACCGGTGCGCAGTGCCGCGGATGTGGAGCGCATCACGGCGATCGATCCGCGCTCGCTCGACACCTCGGCCATCGAAGAGGCCGTGCGGATCGTCGTCGCCGAGCTCGGCGACACCCCTCTCATCGGCTTCGCGGGGGCGCCGTTCACGCTCGCGGCCTACCTCGTGGAGGGCGGCCCGTCGAAGGAGCATCTGCGTGCGCGGGCGATGATGCACACCGACCCCGGATCGTGGAACCGGTTGGCCGGCTGGCTGGCATCCGTGTCGAGG is part of the Microbacterium pseudoresistens genome and harbors:
- the hemE gene encoding uroporphyrinogen decarboxylase — protein: MPDPDAPLLRALAGVRPDRTPIWFMRQAGRSLPEYRELRVGTRMLDACLTPDLAAEITLQPVRRHGVDAGIFFSDIVVPLRLAGVEVEIVPGRGPVFAAPVRSAADVERITAIDPRSLDTSAIEEAVRIVVAELGDTPLIGFAGAPFTLAAYLVEGGPSKEHLRARAMMHTDPGSWNRLAGWLASVSRVFLQAQISAGASAVQLFDSWAGSLAPHDYRGFVAPHSSAAVRALDVPVIHFGVGTGPFLADMRLDGAASAVGVDWRMPLDEAATVLGTDVTVQGNIDPALLTAPWPVLEGHVREVMRRGRAARAHIVNLGHGVPPETDPDVLSRIVALVHDAGSREAGSPEEVSS